CGTTCCTGTAGGCTTGATTTTCATGTTCTTCTTTACACGGTTTGTTTATAAGAAGTACAGGGCTGTTATCAATAAGTCTGAGGCACTGTTGTCGGATTTGTAAATGAAAAAAGAGCTGTTAAACAGCTCTTTTTTTTATGTCATCCAGAAGATGTTTTACCTGCATGTCTCCGTAGCCGTATATAGGAACTCTATTTTTAAACTCTCGGAAAACTTTAAGAAAATCATCAGAACCTAATTCTTGAATGATTTGAAGCAGTGTAGCTTTCGGCTTACCTGGGTAATCTCCATGAGGAATGGAATCTTTCCAAGCCTGAACAGCGGCTGGTAAAAATGGAAGTTCATGAGATGCTTGATGTGCAAGTGTTAAGGCTTCATCAATGTGATTTTTCTGGAACATAGTCCAAAGGTTACTCAAGATTGCTCTTTCATTTTTAGTCAAAAGCTTTGCATTTCTGTAGTGCTCCTCAAGTTCCCGTTCATTAAGCTCTGCAAAACCTAATCTTAGGTCAGCTTTTTCCGGTAGTATCAAATAAATGTCACCCTGATGCTTTTCAATCAAGTGCATCACGAACCAAAGGTTTACCTGACAAAATAAATCCAATTCGAACCAACAATAGATTTTTGTGCCGGTAGCAGCAGTCATCATGCTTTCAAATTCAGGGACCGATTTTTCAAAGTAGGAACCTTTTGCTACTTCTGGATAGTGGGAAGAGAAAAATTGATCTCGGATTACCCATAATTCTTCAGTGGATTGGGCTGCTACGGGTCCTTCCACCAAAGCCTCTCTACAGATTGCCTTTTTTCCATGAATGTCGTTGGGGAATTTTTCGGCTAGAGAGTCACCATTTAAGATGTGTAACATGTTTGCTTGTTTTAAGGTATTAATTCATGCTCCGCAGAAAAGAGAATTGAATCCATTCCCGAAGCATGAAATCATTAAATGTTTATAGAGTAAAAACAGACTTTGCTGGGATTAGGTTTCCATCGAAATGTTAATAAACCTTCAAAATCAGAAAGCCCTTTATTAAGTTAAGAAAAAAGGGCAGTTTTTAAGAAAAAGTAAATCAACTCAAATCTATTTTATCTACAATTTTTCTTTTAAGTCTCTTAAAATTGGCTGTGAATTTCAAGTAATTCCTCATCTTTTATTATCGAATATTCATTAATTCGAGTACAATTTGCCCACATTTATCTTCACTCTTCATAAAACTCTATCGGTAAATCATCGGGATCAGCAATAAATGTGAACCTTTTGCCGGTTTCCTTATCCAGCCTAATAGGTTCGGATTCAATTTTTTTGCTGGCTAAATAGTCGATGCATTCCTCAAGATTTTCTACAGAAAAAGCCAAATGTCTTAAACCAACAGCTTCTGGTCTTGATGGTCTTTTAGGAGGGTTGGGAAAGGAGAATAATTCCAAAACATAGACTCCATTTAATGCCAAGTCCAACTTGTAGGATTTTCTTTCCTCTCTGTAAATTTCCTTGATAACTTCCAATCCAAGTTCCTCAGTATAGAACTGTTTGGACTTCTCATAATCCGAGCAAATAATGGCGATGTGGTGAATTCCTTTAAGCTGCATTTAATCCATTAAGTGTTTTTTGAGAAAATCAGCAGTGGCTTGATCTACTTTGACCATATTTGACCATTTCATCCAATGGTGCGTGTCTCCAGGGATAATTATAGATTTATAGGGTTTATCTAACTCTTCAAATCTTCTGATTAAGTCAACTGTTTGAGAAACATTTACATTTCTATCATCATCTGCATGAATGAAAAGTACGGGCGATGTCCAGGTGGAAAGGTCCGAAATAGGGGAGGATTCCCAAGCTACTTGACGAGCTTTATCAATGTCAGAAGGCTGTTCATAATTCGCAGAAAGGCTATATCGGCCATCTAGGTCATGAACACCATGAATGTCGACTCCTACTTTAAATAAATCGGAATCTCTTGCCAGTGCTAATGCGGTCAAATAACCTCCGTAAGATCCTCCATAAATGCCTATTTTGTTTCCATTAACCTGAGGTAGAGATGCTAAAAATTCTCCTCCAGCTTTGACGTCCTGATATTCCACGGCCCCTCTATAGTAAGCTCCTGAAGGCTTGTGGAATTCGTATCCATAGCCAATTCCTAAACGGTAGTTGACGGACAATACCACAAATCCAAGGTTAGCTAAATACTGGTTGATGGCATAGGTGTTTGAGTAATAATCCATGTAACTCCAGCCTAAGAGCATTTGACGCTGTGGTCCGCCATGAACAAATATTACTCCTGGTTTTTCAGAATTTCCTCCTTCTTTTTCAAAAAGTTGCCCATAAACAGTGGTCCCGTCCGGTGCTGTGAATTTAACTTGCTTTGGGGTTACCAGCTGGTCTTGCGGGAAGTCAGAAGGTATTATTGATTCACCCAATAGCTTTGTGTCATTTCCTGATTTGATAGCTACTAAATGAGATCGCTGTGCATCGGCGCTGAAGAAGGCCATTTTCCCTGAGTTTCCTACCCAAACTGGATAGGCTTCAATACCCTCTCCTGAAGTTTCCCAGGTCAGTTTACCGCTTAGAATATCCACGGTACCAATATGTCTTCTGTCCAAATCCTCTTGCTCCGAACCTGTATTGGCGGAGAATATTAATTTTTCTCCGTTTGGGCTTTGCTTAATTTGCTCCACCATATAATCCCCCGGAGTCAAAAGCTTAGTTTCTTTGGAATTTATATCGATAGCGTAGAGGTGTTGCCATCCATCTTCGTATGATAAATAAGCGATATGATCATTTCCTGAGAAAGCAAAGAAAGGGTAGATGTAAGAAGCAGCCAATGTTTCCGGAGCTTCCCATAACTTTTCACTGTCGCCTGTATTCATATCCGCCACCCAAATCTCCCAAGGACTATGTCTTGGTTCCAATTCTGGGAAGGCAGCTCCTCTACCTCCTGGTCTTCTGATATATGCGATCTTTTGGCCGTCTTCCGACCAAGCAATATTGGAGTCGCGATGAAAGGAAGGGTTAACCCATTGGATAGGAAGTCTTTTGTTTCTAAAAATTCCGATCATGGAATGTGTGCCCCGATTTACCACAAAAGCCAAGTCTCCACTAGGAGAATAGGATAGTTCATTGACATTCCCTTTGATTTCAAAAAGTTGAACAGGCTTCTCTGAGCTGGCTAAATCTACAGTCCAAACTTGACCTGCTTTAACATATAACAGTTGATGGTCTTTTCCGATGGAAGGATTATCAGCTTCCACAATCGTTTCAACTTTCCCGCTTTCTAAGTTGATTTTCCAAATCTCTACGTTGGGTAGGATAGGTAAATTTTGGGCATTGACGGTAGAAGAAGCATTGCCTCCTCCGTGATCTCCACCTCTTACAAATACCAGCCAGTTTCCATCCGGGGAAAATTGGAGACTGCTAATTTCTTGCCCATCATCCTCATTGAAATCAGTGAGCTTTTTAGCAGTGAAAGCAGGACCTTCTGCCATATAAACATTCCTTTTACCTTGCTCATTCATCGCCCAGGCTATCTTTTCCCCCGTTGCCGAGCTAGTTAATTCGGAGGGAAAGGAAAACTTCCCCACTTCTTCCATGGTGAAAGTTTGGGAAAAAGCCCATTGAGTTAGGAATATCAGAATGAAGCTGAAATAAAAGGATCGTTTCATGGTTGCTGCTTAAGTTGATTTATTCTTCGGGGTATTTCCTTCTGAAATTAATATTTGTCATGGATCAGGTAGAGGGTTTTTTCTAATTCTCTTTTCAGTTCCGATCCAGATAGAGCGTAGTTGTTTAGGATACATGAAAAGTGGAGGATTTTTCCACTCTTGGTAATCAAAAATCCACTGAGTGCATTACTCATACTTAGAGTTCCAGTCTTGGCATAAATGTATGCGGGCTGGCCTTCGTCAGCTTTATACCAATTCCGGATGGTGCCGGATTCTCCTCCTGCGGGGAAATAGGCTTTAATTTTTTCCAAAGGTACTTCAGCTCGTATCTTCCCAAGCAAGGCAATAATGGACCTTGGAGTGAACATGTTTTTAGCTGAAAGTCCTGAGCCATCTACCCAGATAGGTTCGTCCGGCAAGTCTTTCAACAAGTTTTCTTTCGAGTAAGCAATGGCATCTGAAGTGCTTAATTGATTGCTCAGCTGATCTGAAACCAAGAGCATTAATTGCTCCGCCAAAAAGTTGTCTGAAATCTTCATCATTTGGGCATAGATGCTATCAGCAGGAGTAGTTTGAAGTTTGATAGGATCTTCTTGAAAGTAAGCTTCATTTTGTATAACTCTCACTTTTTTTCCTGATGCCTCAGTCAATAGTTGAGCTGCAAATTCAGCTGAGGTTACAAAGGGGATGTCAGTCTCAAAAGGATCAGAAGGAACCACATCTGTAAATTGGTAACTGAAAAGATTTTTATACCGATCTCTTCTAAACCTGTAGCCATTCCAGCTATCTGTCTTTTTAGCTTCCAGAAAAGGCTTAAATCTTTCAGGGCTAATCGTGAAATTATTTTGGCCTTCTTCAAATTTAAAACGTACGATATTGCCATAGACAGGCAAGGCAGATCTTTCCGTAGCATAGTAATAATTGTACCAATCCCAAGACCATCCTGGTCCAAATGCATCGACTTGTCCAAAATTATCCAAGAGGTATAAATCCTTATCACTCGCTCTCAAGAAATTGATGGCTACTTCATTATCCAAATCAGGATGTAAAAGTCCAGGGTCCCCTGTTCCCCAGAATATCAAGGAATCTCCTTTTTCCAGATAGTTGAGCCCATTGACCAATTCATCTCCTAGAATGGAGTAGGAGGTATAAAAAGTAAATAATTTGGTATTGGATGCAGGAATAAAATATTTATCCGAATTAATGTCCACCAATACTTTGTCCGATTCTGGATCAAGTAGCATAAAGCCCATGTGACCTTGACTTAAAACATCTGAGTTTTTAAGTGATTTGTTGATTTTTTGGACTGTACAGGAGCTGACAAGAATCAGTAATCCAACTAGGAGTTTTTTCATAAAAGGAGTATTCTGTGTATTAAGTTAAATAAAAAAAGTCTCCTACTGGGTAGTAGGAGACTTTAGATATTGAAATCAGTTTATTGATCCCACCAGATTCTATCAGTTAAAGTGACAGATGGTACGTTGGCACCATTTCTACTCACCTCACTATCAGGATAAGCCAGTCTTCTGATATATTCTCCTCCTAAATTTGGATTCAAGTTATCAGGTAACGTCATGTCCTTGTATTGATAATCAAATCTTCTTGCATCATTCCAGGTTTCTGGATGTAAGAATAAAGCAACGTATTTCTCTTTGAAAATATCATTAAGAGTCAAAGCATCAGCTCCCATGCTTACGCTAGGGTCAGCCAAATAAGCAGCTTTTTCATCTTCATCTACACTTAACATATCCATGTGTGCATTGATACCTTCTAGATACGCTTCATAAGCTCTCGCTTTATCTGTGTCAAATGCAGCTTCTGCTTCAATAAACTTTAACTCAGCGTAAGTTGCAATAAGCAATGGAGATTGTTGTGAAGTGTAAAACTGTCCTTCAATCAAGGTAGATCTTGCACCTTGTTCTGGAGCATTTCCTCTACCTGCACCATTCACAGTGCCTACAAATTCACCTTCGTCAGTGGTGCCTACCATTAACTTCAATCTAGGATCTACTGTTGGGTAAGAGGTACCATCTAAAGCTTCAATAAATTGTTCAGAAATCCAGCCAGTCAAAAGCAAATTCGCATTGTTGATAGCGTCATTCGCCCATGGATTGAAACGTTGTTCGAAATATGTAACTGATGCATCATCGGCATTTGAATCAAATCCATTGGCCACGGCTGCAAGCACTTCAGAAGCATTATATCCTTCTTTTCCTTTCATGTGGATCATGTATCTAGCCTTCAGGGTGTAAGCAAATTTCACCCAGGTATCGATGTCTCCACCGTAAATGAAATCATCGGGGCCAATAGAAGCCGAAGTTTCGCTACTTTGAAGGTTTGAAATCCCTTGATCAAGTAAGGTTAAAATATTGTTATATAAAGCTTGATCATCATCATAAGCTGGAGTTACCGTGGTAAAGTTGAAGCTTTCAGAAAATGGAACATCTCCAAATAAGTCAACAGTCATTCCAAGATTAAGAGCCATCAATACCTGTCCAGCACCTAAATAGTGCGAGGCACCTGATTCCTCAGCCTTTTTAGTTAGCTCGTTTAGGTCTGTCATTACATTGTAAAGACTGAACCACATGCTGCTAAAGTTGAGCGGTTCCATCGTGTCCGAACCACTCGCTGGGTTTGGTGAGGCAAAATATTGAACATAGTTGCCTACTGCATTTCCCTCTCTGTAAACATTCAAGCTCGTTTCATAGGTGATGTTAGTCATCAAGCCTGTGATAGGAGCGTCCTGAGGGTTGTTTGGGTTTTCATTGACATCCAGGTAAGATTCACAAGCGGAAGCTGTAAGAATCAGGGATGCGCCCAAAATTGCTTTTATTTTATTTTTATAATTCATCTTTCTAGTCAATTAGAGTCCCAAATTCAAGTTAAAGAATACACTTTGAACACCAGGGAAGCCTAGCCCTGTGAAACCGATCGCGTTTCCACCAGCACCTGCTGAGAAAGACTCAGGATCAAATCCATCCCATGGAGTGGAAAGGATGATGTTGTTTGCAGCAACAGAAAGTCTTGCCGTTCTAAAAGGAGTTCTTTCCAATAAAGAAGGCTGGAAGTTATAAGCCAAAGTGATGTTTCTTAGCTTGATGAAACTTGCATCATTTACAAAATTCTCAGAAGCTCCTCTGTAATAGTTTCTCCAGTATCCTGCACCATAATCAACCCCATCAGGGCCGATTCCTTGACCTAACCAAACTTCCTTGGTATTGGTAGATCCATCTTCAAGTACTCCTGGGAATACCACGGTGTCGTTTCTTCTTTCAGAATCTTCTTGCTTACCAAATGCAGAAAGGAAGTTTCCAAACTGATCATATTGCTCAAGACCAGCTCTGAAATCAATCAAGAATGAAAGCTCAAGTCCCTTGTAAGTAAAATGGTTACGAAGACCTCCAAAGAATTTTGGTACGGCGTTTCCAAGAACCAATTGACTTCCTGTTCTTACAGGGAATCCATTCGAACCAATAAGTTGAGTTAATCCTCTGTCAAGCATAGTGGCATCTGGATTTGCATCTGGTCTTACATAAGAAGAACCATAAATATCACCGTAAGGCTCACCCTCTTTCAAGATCATAGTAACAGTGGCCCCTGCGTATCCAAATTGGCTACCAACCACAATTTGATCTATACCCTCTCGGATATTCTTCACTTCATTTTTGTTGGTAGTAAGGTTAGCGGTCACATCCCATTTGAAATAATCTGTCTGAATAGGAGTACCCCCTAATACAATTTCAAATCCTCTGTTTTCAATTTCACCAGCATTGGTGATATAAGATGAAAATCCTGTTGCATCAGAAATCGGCACTGGAATAATCTGATCCGAAGCATTAGACTTATAATAAGTGATGTCTAAATTCGCTCGGTTGTTAAAGAATGCCATTTGAGTACCAAACTCAATTGAGGTTGTTTTCTCTGGCTTTAATGCAGGATCACCAAATGTTGAGTTTTTAGAAAAACCTACTTGTCCGTTCAATGGGAATACGGAAGGAGAAACGAATGTTGCTCCTAAAATATGAGGATTCGTATCCTTACCTACCTGAGCATAAGAAGCTCTCAACTTACCAAATGTGATCCAGCTTGGCATGTCAAAGTTTTCACTAAATACATATCCCAAGTTGATGGAAGGGTAGAAGAAAGAGTTATTGTCTTTTGGTAGGGTAGAGGAGATGTCATTTCTTCCTGTCACATTTAAGAACAAGAAGTTTTTATAATCAACCATCAAGTCACCATAGAAACCTACTAGTCTTCTAATGCTTTTTCCTTGACTTGCAAAGATCTGACTCGTGTTACTTAAGTTGTAAAATCCAGGGATAACAAAATTGGAACCTGAAGCAGAAACTCGGTCATATTTTCTTTCAAAAATATCATTACCTACTCTTAGTTGTGTATTCCAGTCTTCTCCCCACTGTTTCTTAAGCGTAACATAGAAGTTTGAGTTTAAGTCACGACTAGTGATTCTTGTTTCCTCCATGAATCCAGTTGAACTCAAAGCTTGCTCTCCATCGATACCCATTGGGCCAGGAGTAATCTCTGTTCTGCTATCACTGTAGAAATCAGTACCTAGTCTGTAAGATAAGGTGATCCAATCTGCTGGAGAGTAATTCATGTTAATGTTACCAATTAAGCGGTTTACATTATCCTCATAGGTAGCAAATCTGGCATCATAAATTGGGTTCGTGTTGCCATACGTTTTCATGGTTCCATCTTCGTTGATGTAATCACGAACATCCGTTGTTTCAGACCAATACATCATTCTTTCAAGGAAACGATCATGCGGAACACGATTACCTCCAGAATTGGAGAAGTTCATAGATCCTGAGAAATTGAATTTCTCACTTGCTGTAACAGTACCTGATAGTTTTGCTGTAGTTCTGTCCCAAGTTGAGAATGGGATGATTCCTTCTTGATCTAATCTACCAAAGGAACCATAGAAGGTCGCTTTTTCACCACCACCTGAAACGCTTAAGTTATTCTCATAGCGAGTTCCAGTATTGAATGCTCTATCCCAGTTGTTTTGATAAACATAATTAGGGTCGTTTTCCTCGGCAATATTTGCTCCCCAAGACGGCCAGAAGCTAGAGTCATCACGCTCACCGCTAAATCCTTGACCATACTGATCCTGAAGCTTTGGTTTTTTCACAAGATTATCAAATCCAACAGAGCTATTAAAGTCTATTCTTATTTGTCCTGATTTTCCTTTTTTGGTAGTTACGATCACTGCACCATT
Above is a window of Algoriphagus machipongonensis DNA encoding:
- the gloA2 gene encoding SMU1112c/YaeR family gloxylase I-like metalloprotein; translation: MQLKGIHHIAIICSDYEKSKQFYTEELGLEVIKEIYREERKSYKLDLALNGVYVLELFSFPNPPKRPSRPEAVGLRHLAFSVENLEECIDYLASKKIESEPIRLDKETGKRFTFIADPDDLPIEFYEE
- a CDS encoding D-alanyl-D-alanine carboxypeptidase/D-alanyl-D-alanine-endopeptidase, with protein sequence MKKLLVGLLILVSSCTVQKINKSLKNSDVLSQGHMGFMLLDPESDKVLVDINSDKYFIPASNTKLFTFYTSYSILGDELVNGLNYLEKGDSLIFWGTGDPGLLHPDLDNEVAINFLRASDKDLYLLDNFGQVDAFGPGWSWDWYNYYYATERSALPVYGNIVRFKFEEGQNNFTISPERFKPFLEAKKTDSWNGYRFRRDRYKNLFSYQFTDVVPSDPFETDIPFVTSAEFAAQLLTEASGKKVRVIQNEAYFQEDPIKLQTTPADSIYAQMMKISDNFLAEQLMLLVSDQLSNQLSTSDAIAYSKENLLKDLPDEPIWVDGSGLSAKNMFTPRSIIALLGKIRAEVPLEKIKAYFPAGGESGTIRNWYKADEGQPAYIYAKTGTLSMSNALSGFLITKSGKILHFSCILNNYALSGSELKRELEKTLYLIHDKY
- a CDS encoding S9 family peptidase, with translation MKRSFYFSFILIFLTQWAFSQTFTMEEVGKFSFPSELTSSATGEKIAWAMNEQGKRNVYMAEGPAFTAKKLTDFNEDDGQEISSLQFSPDGNWLVFVRGGDHGGGNASSTVNAQNLPILPNVEIWKINLESGKVETIVEADNPSIGKDHQLLYVKAGQVWTVDLASSEKPVQLFEIKGNVNELSYSPSGDLAFVVNRGTHSMIGIFRNKRLPIQWVNPSFHRDSNIAWSEDGQKIAYIRRPGGRGAAFPELEPRHSPWEIWVADMNTGDSEKLWEAPETLAASYIYPFFAFSGNDHIAYLSYEDGWQHLYAIDINSKETKLLTPGDYMVEQIKQSPNGEKLIFSANTGSEQEDLDRRHIGTVDILSGKLTWETSGEGIEAYPVWVGNSGKMAFFSADAQRSHLVAIKSGNDTKLLGESIIPSDFPQDQLVTPKQVKFTAPDGTTVYGQLFEKEGGNSEKPGVIFVHGGPQRQMLLGWSYMDYYSNTYAINQYLANLGFVVLSVNYRLGIGYGYEFHKPSGAYYRGAVEYQDVKAGGEFLASLPQVNGNKIGIYGGSYGGYLTALALARDSDLFKVGVDIHGVHDLDGRYSLSANYEQPSDIDKARQVAWESSPISDLSTWTSPVLFIHADDDRNVNVSQTVDLIRRFEELDKPYKSIIIPGDTHHWMKWSNMVKVDQATADFLKKHLMD
- a CDS encoding SusC/RagA family TonB-linked outer membrane protein; this translates as MKKSYLLTMLFLFGLMLSVPLYAQQSIKGKVTSQEDGEPLPGVSILIQGTTTGAVTDIDGNYSISVPNSESVLVFSFIGFESQTRRVGNNSEINVTLAYSSSELDEVIVTAFGISQEKKSLGYSAQSIDAEEITTAKQPNIVNALQGQVAGVQVTNSGGAPGQSARIIIRGINSLDPNADNQPLFVVDGVPVDNSTVESGGTPRGMSNRIADINPNDIETMSVLKGAAATALYGVRAANGAVIVTTKKGKSGQIRIDFNSSVGFDNLVKKPKLQDQYGQGFSGERDDSSFWPSWGANIAEENDPNYVYQNNWDRAFNTGTRYENNLSVSGGGEKATFYGSFGRLDQEGIIPFSTWDRTTAKLSGTVTASEKFNFSGSMNFSNSGGNRVPHDRFLERMMYWSETTDVRDYINEDGTMKTYGNTNPIYDARFATYEDNVNRLIGNINMNYSPADWITLSYRLGTDFYSDSRTEITPGPMGIDGEQALSSTGFMEETRITSRDLNSNFYVTLKKQWGEDWNTQLRVGNDIFERKYDRVSASGSNFVIPGFYNLSNTSQIFASQGKSIRRLVGFYGDLMVDYKNFLFLNVTGRNDISSTLPKDNNSFFYPSINLGYVFSENFDMPSWITFGKLRASYAQVGKDTNPHILGATFVSPSVFPLNGQVGFSKNSTFGDPALKPEKTTSIEFGTQMAFFNNRANLDITYYKSNASDQIIPVPISDATGFSSYITNAGEIENRGFEIVLGGTPIQTDYFKWDVTANLTTNKNEVKNIREGIDQIVVGSQFGYAGATVTMILKEGEPYGDIYGSSYVRPDANPDATMLDRGLTQLIGSNGFPVRTGSQLVLGNAVPKFFGGLRNHFTYKGLELSFLIDFRAGLEQYDQFGNFLSAFGKQEDSERRNDTVVFPGVLEDGSTNTKEVWLGQGIGPDGVDYGAGYWRNYYRGASENFVNDASFIKLRNITLAYNFQPSLLERTPFRTARLSVAANNIILSTPWDGFDPESFSAGAGGNAIGFTGLGFPGVQSVFFNLNLGL
- a CDS encoding SusD/RagB family nutrient-binding outer membrane lipoprotein, whose amino-acid sequence is MNYKNKIKAILGASLILTASACESYLDVNENPNNPQDAPITGLMTNITYETSLNVYREGNAVGNYVQYFASPNPASGSDTMEPLNFSSMWFSLYNVMTDLNELTKKAEESGASHYLGAGQVLMALNLGMTVDLFGDVPFSESFNFTTVTPAYDDDQALYNNILTLLDQGISNLQSSETSASIGPDDFIYGGDIDTWVKFAYTLKARYMIHMKGKEGYNASEVLAAVANGFDSNADDASVTYFEQRFNPWANDAINNANLLLTGWISEQFIEALDGTSYPTVDPRLKLMVGTTDEGEFVGTVNGAGRGNAPEQGARSTLIEGQFYTSQQSPLLIATYAELKFIEAEAAFDTDKARAYEAYLEGINAHMDMLSVDEDEKAAYLADPSVSMGADALTLNDIFKEKYVALFLHPETWNDARRFDYQYKDMTLPDNLNPNLGGEYIRRLAYPDSEVSRNGANVPSVTLTDRIWWDQ